In Bernardetia litoralis DSM 6794, the genomic window TTATTTTTGGATATGATTGTAAGCATAGATGCTCAAGATAATTTGTTTCCTCTCAATAGAAATTACCTGAACTGGGATATAAGCAAAACTGGAGCAACAGCTTCTGATTTTGATTGGAAATTAGATAATTTTGGAACTTTGAAAGTGCCAAATGAAGGTTGGAAAATGCCTGTAAATCCTCAAAATCTAGCTTTATATGGAAAATATATCAAAGATTATGAAGGAAATGATAATGTAGAAATCAATGATGGAAAACTTATTCTTGATGGAAATGAAATTTCTGAATATGTGTTTAAACAAAATTATTATTTTATGATGGGTGATAATCGTCATTCGTCTGCCGATTCTCGTTTTTGGGGATTTGTTCCTGAAGACCATATTGTAGGAAAAGCAACCATGGTATTTATGTCTATTGACCCAGATTTTAATAAAGGTGGTACTTTTAGTCGTATGCGTTGGGATAGAGCATTTACAATTATAGAATAGAAATCAATTATTTGTGAACAGTTGAATACGGAATTGCTTTTTTTGATAAAACCTTATTTATTTGTAAATTTAGATAATAAAAATATTTTTTTAATACAGTCATTTTAATCCTATTTCAATTTATTTCGAAGAAATAAACGCATTGAAATTAACTGATTACTGATTACTGGTAACTGATTACTGTAAAAAATGAAAGGAATTATTTTAGCAGGAGGTTCAGGCACACGTTTGCACCCTCTGACACTCGTAATGAGCAAACAACTTTTGCCTGTCTATGACAAACCAATGATTTATTATCCTCTTTCGGTTTTGATGCAAGCTGGAATTAAGGATATTTTGATAATCACGACACCACACGACAACCCCAATTTTGTCAATCTGTTGGGAGATGGTTCAAAATTTGGCTGCAACTTCGAATATGCAATTCAAGAAGTGCCAAATGGACTTGCACAAGCCTTTGTAATTGGTGAAAAATTTATCGGAAATGATAGCGTTGCTCTTATTTTGGGAGATAATATTTTTTATGGAACTGGCTTAAAAGAAACTCTCAAAAAGAGCCAAGACCCAACTGGAGGAATTGTTTTTGCCTATCACGTAGCCGACCCAGAAAGATATGGAGTGGTAGAATTTGATAAAGACAAAAAGGCAATTTCTATTGAAGAAAAACCATTAAAACCAAAATCAAACTTTGCAGTTCCAGGGCTTTATTTTTATGATAATGATGTCATTGAAATTGCCAAAACATTAGAACCTTCGCCACGAGGAGAATACGAAATTACAGATATCAACAAACATTATTTAGAAAAAGGAAAACTTTCTGTTGAGATAATGGACAGAGGAACAGCTTGGCTAGATACTGGAACTTTTCGCTCACTGATGCAAGCAGGACAGTTTGTAGAAGTAATTGAGGCAAGACAAGATTTGAAAGTTGGTTGTATTGAAGAGATTGCCTACCAAGAAGGTTTTATCTCTGCTCAACAATTAGAAGAACTTGCTAAACCATTAGTAAAAAGTGGTTATGGTTCTTATCTTTTGAAGATTTTAGCACAAGAGAAAGAGTTTGGAAAGTAAGAAAAACAATTGCGCTTCTTAGAATTCAAAAAAGTACAGGACAAAATCTTGTACTTTATTTTTGCATTTTAATTAAATATTTACCTCTAAAAAACACAAAAAGGTAGATTTTGGCTTGGGTATTTGGAAAAAGAAATGCAAAAACAGTAAGAAAATTACAAAAAGTAATAAAACAAAGGGGGATAAAATGGTCAAATTTTATAGTACTGTAATTTATCATACTTTGTTGAACACCACCGTTTTTTAATAGAAACAGTAATTTGTAGTTCTGTTTCAAATCATTGTGCTATTCCATTTCACAAAAAAATCATGAAAACTACCTACGGATTACCTGCCAAAAGAGAAGAACTTATAGATGTTTTGAATACAGCTTTTGCTGAACAAAATTTAGATGATGAAGAGTATGAAAACCGAATAAAAGAAGCTCTAAATGCAAAATGTATTGAAGAATTAGAAGTAATTGTTTTTGATTTTCCGAGAGAAATAAAAGATAAATTATTTCCAACTTCTATTGTAACTCAAAAATCAGACTTTCCTCCTGCTGCTTTTTCATCTTCTACTAAACCAATTACTAATTCTCGTTCAGATTTAACAAATTTTTTTCCCTCTAGAAGTTTAAAAGCTATTTTTACTACTGATAAGGAATTAGTGCCTATCTTGACTGAAAAGTCAATTCATTTTCAAGCTGTTTTTGGAACGCAAAAAGTAGATTTTAGAAACTGTCGCTTCGAAGGAAATCGTTTTAGAATAGATGTAGATAGTATTTTTGCAGAAACAACTTTAGACTTGAGAAATCAAGATTTGGCAGGAAAACACATTGATATTTTTATAAAAGGTGTATTCAATGAAATAAAAATTTATATTCCTACTGGTGGAATAGTTCAGAAAAATACAAATCTTATTTTTGGGGACTATTCTATAAAAGATAAAAAAAATGGTTTTATGAATCAAATAAACAAATTTTTAGGAAACGAAACTTCTCAAACTGAATCTATTAATTTTACTATTACTTTACATGGAAATATATTTTTGGGAGCTGTAAAAGTAATTTATTAAAAAATGTAGCGTAGCCTTTACAAAAAAAATAGTTTAAGATAATATGGAAAATGTTTTACTGTGGTTGATTTTGATAGGAATAGGAATTATAATCTTTTTATTAATAAAATTAATTCAAAATAAAGAGAATACAAATGGAAATAAACTCATTGAAAACCTGCAATTTATAGAACGAGATTTACAAAAAATAGAACAACAGTTTGTTTTTAATCGTCAAGAATTAGCTCAACAATCAAAAGAAAATAGAGCAGAGAGCAACCAAACTTTTGAGCAGTTTAGAGAAAATTTAGCTCAAGTTTCTGAAAAAAATCAAGAACAATTAGAAAAAACAATCCGACAAATTGCTGAGGCTTTTCGTCATTTCAAAACTCAATTAGATAGTAATAGACAAGAATCACTACAAACAATTTTACAATTTGAAGACAAAATAAATAAAACAACAACCTCAAATTTAGAGAATATTAGAAAAACTTTAGAATTCAAAGTGAATGAATTACAAACTCAGAACACACAGAAATTAGATGAAATAAAAAATGTAGTTGATGAAAAATTGCAATCTACTTTAGAAAAACGTTTGGGAGAATCTTTCAAGATTGTAAGTGAAAGA contains:
- a CDS encoding LiaF domain-containing protein, coding for MKTTYGLPAKREELIDVLNTAFAEQNLDDEEYENRIKEALNAKCIEELEVIVFDFPREIKDKLFPTSIVTQKSDFPPAAFSSSTKPITNSRSDLTNFFPSRSLKAIFTTDKELVPILTEKSIHFQAVFGTQKVDFRNCRFEGNRFRIDVDSIFAETTLDLRNQDLAGKHIDIFIKGVFNEIKIYIPTGGIVQKNTNLIFGDYSIKDKKNGFMNQINKFLGNETSQTESINFTITLHGNIFLGAVKVIY
- the rfbA gene encoding glucose-1-phosphate thymidylyltransferase RfbA, encoding MKGIILAGGSGTRLHPLTLVMSKQLLPVYDKPMIYYPLSVLMQAGIKDILIITTPHDNPNFVNLLGDGSKFGCNFEYAIQEVPNGLAQAFVIGEKFIGNDSVALILGDNIFYGTGLKETLKKSQDPTGGIVFAYHVADPERYGVVEFDKDKKAISIEEKPLKPKSNFAVPGLYFYDNDVIEIAKTLEPSPRGEYEITDINKHYLEKGKLSVEIMDRGTAWLDTGTFRSLMQAGQFVEVIEARQDLKVGCIEEIAYQEGFISAQQLEELAKPLVKSGYGSYLLKILAQEKEFGK